A single Dermacentor variabilis isolate Ectoservices chromosome 9, ASM5094787v1, whole genome shotgun sequence DNA region contains:
- the caly gene encoding ubiquitin carboxyl-terminal hydrolase calypso — protein MPVDLNRLADGWLELESDPGLFTLLLEDFGVKGVQVDEIYDLQKSIEGPVYGFIFLFKWIEERRSRRKVVVQEEKFVEKEEIVNSIFFAHQIVPNSCATHSLLSILLNCSKIYLGSTLTRLKEYTRNMDPENKGYAIGNTPELARAHNTHAKPEPRQPQEKPHGVPMGRTMEAFHFVSYVPIDGRLYELDGLKPYPIDHGPWLPGQDWTDKFRMVITERLGGGDIRFNLMAVVPDRRQAYEQKLRTLRTNRGIVLEALQQMVREQPALDGHNYAKSPLMEAHSPAPSSGSSSTDTASEVGSAFNSPVRGSPPGASPPPQPVTSPQQQLTLQQQQSTAQQAAAHQSVAPQSSGAASSGEIDRLVVVRLGEEHPFAPHDLLALLKTVEAEINACESALKDEVDKRRKYVVDDCRRTHNYDQFICTFLSMLAEQGKLADLVEQQLQPKRRLLAKQPDRKRRPAAKAKRRR, from the exons ATGCCCGTAGATCTCAATCGTCTCGCCGATGGCTGGCTTGAACTTGAAAGCGACCCAG GTTTGTTCACGCTTCTGCTGGAAGATTTTGGCGTGAAAGGCGTACAAGTGGACGAGATATATGATCTTCAGAAATCCATAGAAGG GCCTGTGTACGGCTTTATATTTCTCTTCAAATGGATCGAAGAAAGACGTTCGCGGAGGAAAGTCGTCGTCCAGGAGGAAAAGTTTGTCGAGAAAGAGGAAATCGTCAATTCCATCTTTTTCGCGCACCAG ATTGTTCCCAACTCATGCGCCACGCATTCTCTCCTAAGCATTCTGCTCAACTGTTCAAAGATATATTTGGGTTCCACTCTCACAAGGCTCAAAGAGTATACGCGAAACATGGACCCCGAG AACAAAGGTTATGCCATTGGCAACACTCCCGAGCTGGCGAGGGCACACAACACACATGCCAAGCCAGAGCCCAGGCAGCCCCAGGAGAAGCCCCACGGCGTGCCCATGGGTCGAACCATGGAAGCATTCCACTTTGTCAGCTACGTGCCCATTGATGGCCGCCTTTATGAACTGGACGGCCTGAAACCATACCCCATAGACCACGGGCCATGGCTTCCCGGGCAAGATTGGACGGACAAGTTTCGCATG GTCATTACTGAGAGGCTCGGCGGTGGAGACATCCGCTTTAACCTCATGGCTGTTGTTCCTGACCGGAGACAGGCTTACGAACAGAAGCTGCGAACGTTGAGGACAAATCGTGGCATCGTTTTAGAAGCACTTCAGCAAATG GTTCGCGAGCAACCGGCGCTTGACGGCCACAACTATGCGAAGAGCCCCCTCATGGAGGCGCACTCCCCTGCACCCAGCTCGGGTTCTTCGAGCACAGACACTGCGTCCGAGGTGGGCAGTGCGTTCAACTCCCCCGTACGAGGTTCGCCACCGGGTGCGTCACCACCGCCACAGCCAGTCACATCTCCGCAGCAACAGCTcacactgcagcagcagcagtcaacAGCGCAGCAGGCGGCAGCACACCAGTCTGTAGCACCGCAGTCCTCAG GTGCAGCAAGTAGTGGAGAAATAGACCGGCTTGTTGTGGTGAGGCTAGGAGAGGAGCACCCATTTGCACCGCATGACTTGCTGGCTCTGCTGAAGACGGTCGAGGCCGAGATCAATGCATGTGAGAGTGCACTCAAGGACGAAGTCGACAAGCGGCGTAAATATGTG GTGGACGACTGCCGGCGGACGCACAACTACGACCAGTTCATCTGCACCTTCCTGTCGATGCTGGCCGAGCAGGGAAAGCTGGCCGACCTGGTGGAGCAGCAGCTTCAGCccaagcgtcgtctgctcgccAAGCAGCCCGACCGCAAACGGCGCCCAGCTGCCAAGGCCAAGCGACGGCGCTGA